Proteins from a genomic interval of Aquabacterium sp. J223:
- a CDS encoding AMP-binding protein yields the protein MPLSAPSPAPTAPRIGVRQPMPGVVYPDAATLQRYVDAGALGHETLPGVFRATAAAHGDRLALAGPERRMTYRELDRVTDRLAAALLREGLAPLDRVVFQLGNCPELVFCWLACLKAGLIPICTLAAHREREIGYLAQLAEAKLHLVQGDDPKFDDIGFARRMQTQVPTLRRILQARGRSQDGVLHVHALIDSVGDEEARQRLAQVELDPFQVAVFQLSGGTTGVPKIIPRMHNDYVCNMQAVARWMGYRPGEVLFMPLPMVHNLNMGCFFGPFLLTGGTVTIAPDLRPESLIALIAQEKPQWLVVMGPILARLETAISSGALDFSGIRGVVTPSGVVKLRQLLGGAPVYTIFGMTEGVIMLTREGDPPEVLDHTNGRPVHPLDEVRILVPGTETDVAPGEAGEPAFRGPYTLHGYYKAEERNREAFTRDGHYRSGDLMVEQRIGGRSHYVFKGRLKDVISRGGEKVNADEVEEAVCAHPAVASCAVIGMPDPVFDERVCVFVLLREGRAAPTVAELGAFLQDYGMAKYKWPERVETVDAFPTTHSGKTSKPALRELLMQRLQSH from the coding sequence ATGCCGTTGTCCGCCCCTTCGCCCGCCCCGACCGCCCCGCGCATCGGCGTGCGCCAGCCGATGCCCGGCGTGGTCTACCCCGATGCGGCGACGCTGCAGCGCTACGTCGACGCCGGTGCGCTCGGCCACGAGACGTTGCCCGGCGTCTTCCGCGCCACCGCGGCCGCGCATGGCGACCGGCTGGCGCTCGCCGGCCCCGAACGGCGCATGACCTACCGCGAGCTGGACCGCGTCACCGACCGGCTGGCCGCCGCGCTGCTGCGCGAGGGCCTGGCGCCGCTGGACCGCGTGGTGTTCCAGCTCGGCAACTGCCCCGAGCTGGTGTTCTGCTGGCTGGCCTGCCTGAAGGCCGGGCTGATCCCCATCTGCACGCTGGCGGCCCACCGCGAGCGCGAGATCGGCTACCTGGCGCAGCTGGCCGAGGCGAAGCTGCACCTGGTGCAGGGCGACGACCCGAAGTTCGACGACATCGGCTTCGCGCGGCGCATGCAGACGCAGGTGCCGACGCTGCGCCGCATCCTGCAGGCGCGGGGACGGTCCCAGGACGGCGTGCTGCACGTCCATGCGCTGATCGACTCCGTGGGCGACGAGGAGGCCCGCCAGCGGCTGGCGCAGGTCGAGCTCGACCCGTTCCAGGTGGCGGTCTTCCAGCTCTCCGGCGGCACCACCGGCGTGCCGAAGATCATCCCGCGCATGCACAACGACTACGTGTGCAACATGCAGGCCGTCGCGCGGTGGATGGGCTACCGGCCCGGCGAGGTGCTGTTCATGCCCCTGCCCATGGTGCACAACCTGAACATGGGCTGCTTCTTCGGCCCGTTCCTGCTCACCGGCGGCACGGTGACGATCGCGCCCGACCTGCGGCCCGAGTCGCTGATCGCGCTCATCGCGCAGGAGAAGCCGCAGTGGCTGGTGGTGATGGGGCCCATCCTCGCGCGGCTGGAGACGGCCATCTCGAGCGGCGCGCTGGATTTCTCCGGCATCCGCGGCGTGGTCACGCCGAGCGGGGTGGTCAAGCTGCGCCAGCTGCTCGGCGGCGCCCCCGTCTACACCATCTTCGGCATGACCGAAGGCGTGATCATGCTGACCCGCGAAGGCGACCCGCCCGAGGTGCTGGACCACACCAACGGCCGGCCGGTGCACCCGCTCGACGAGGTGCGCATCCTGGTGCCGGGCACCGAGACCGACGTGGCGCCCGGCGAGGCCGGCGAGCCGGCCTTCCGCGGTCCCTACACGCTGCACGGCTACTACAAGGCCGAGGAACGCAACCGCGAGGCCTTCACCCGCGACGGCCACTACCGGTCCGGCGACCTGATGGTCGAGCAGCGCATCGGGGGCCGCAGCCACTACGTCTTCAAGGGCCGCCTGAAGGACGTCATCAGCCGGGGCGGCGAGAAGGTTAACGCCGACGAGGTGGAGGAAGCGGTGTGCGCCCACCCGGCCGTGGCGTCCTGTGCCGTGATCGGCATGCCGGACCCGGTGTTCGACGAACGCGTCTGCGTCTTCGTGCTGCTGCGCGAAGGCCGCGCGGCGCCGACGGTGGCCGAACTCGGCGCCTTCCTTCAGGACTACGGCATGGCCAAGTACAAGTGGCCCGAACGCGTGGAGACGGTGGACGCCTTCCCCACCACGCATTCGGGCAAGACCAGCAAGCCGGCGCTGCGAGAGCTGCTGATGCAGCGCCTCCAGTCCCATTGA
- a CDS encoding VOC family protein, which yields MNRSDDAPVLKGVHHTARPTWKLRETVEFYRDKLGLPLVHAISARGWGPDNHPDFLHFFFRSGKGSTIAFFYYIGAEQPAYTMPVDDYRSRATHTAWQVDTLDELKAWRDRVESQGIALKYQLRHELIESIYFHDPNGYPIEITCEVRPMTAVDARDAEHTLEAAMAREDAQRLDGRRFESIDQVWRGKADALGGAGDGLAVLYVLDVPEFAPLVAAGRADPAVQVDRADAEGYWRLASGQRLRFERKALGFVPALWNAALTGGFRGEVRSFDRQCLEIVPQGAAGSAP from the coding sequence ATGAACCGCTCCGACGACGCGCCCGTGCTCAAGGGTGTCCACCACACCGCGCGACCGACCTGGAAGCTGCGCGAGACCGTCGAGTTCTACCGTGACAAGCTGGGCCTGCCGCTGGTGCACGCCATCTCCGCGCGCGGCTGGGGGCCGGACAACCACCCGGACTTCCTGCACTTCTTCTTCCGCTCGGGCAAGGGCAGCACGATCGCCTTCTTCTACTACATCGGCGCCGAGCAGCCGGCGTACACCATGCCGGTGGACGACTACCGCTCGCGCGCCACGCACACCGCCTGGCAGGTCGACACGCTGGACGAGCTGAAGGCCTGGCGCGACCGGGTGGAGTCGCAGGGCATCGCCCTGAAGTACCAACTGCGCCACGAACTGATCGAGTCGATCTACTTCCACGACCCGAACGGCTACCCGATCGAGATCACCTGCGAGGTGCGCCCGATGACGGCGGTGGACGCACGGGACGCCGAGCACACCCTGGAAGCGGCGATGGCACGCGAGGACGCCCAGCGGCTCGACGGCCGGCGCTTCGAGAGCATCGACCAGGTGTGGCGGGGCAAGGCCGACGCGCTCGGCGGCGCCGGCGACGGGCTGGCGGTGCTCTACGTGCTCGACGTGCCGGAGTTCGCGCCGCTGGTGGCGGCCGGCCGGGCGGACCCCGCCGTGCAGGTGGACCGGGCGGACGCCGAGGGCTACTGGCGGCTGGCCTCCGGGCAGCGGCTGCGCTTCGAGCGCAAGGCGCTGGGCTTCGTGCCGGCGCTGTGGAACGCCGCGCTCACCGGCGGCTTCCGCGGCGAGGTGCGGTCCTTCGACCGCCAGTGCCTGGAGATCGTGCCCCAGGGCGCGGCCGGGAGCGCGCCATGA
- a CDS encoding FAD-dependent monooxygenase, giving the protein MKVAVVGGGPSGLYLSLLLRRRRPGWDVQVVEQNRPDATFGFGVVLADTGLAQLHQADAASHDAMVHAMRFNHSQTIVQREVPIAVQRNVKGGAIERLALLHILQRQCEDAGVVLHHGRRIEHPDALAGLGLGDADVVVGADGINSVVRQAFASAFGTTQQQLTNHFAWYGTERVFETPALVFRRHDGGHFVAHYYPYSATMSTFVAECDDATWRRLGLDRMADAERQALFERLFAPELQGLPLISNKSTWRQFPVIRNAHWHHGRHVLIGDALTSAHFSIGSGTRIAMTDAIALAEALVAHEDDVPAALAAYEASHRPRKQKLIDASERSYNWYERIGEWMDRYGPEEFVYQFMTRTGRVDDRRLREQFPALMDRLARARAGA; this is encoded by the coding sequence ATGAAGGTCGCGGTCGTCGGAGGCGGCCCGTCGGGGCTGTACCTGTCGCTGCTGCTGCGTCGCCGCCGGCCCGGCTGGGACGTGCAGGTGGTGGAGCAGAACCGTCCCGACGCCACCTTCGGCTTCGGGGTCGTGCTGGCCGACACCGGGCTGGCGCAACTGCACCAGGCCGATGCCGCCTCGCACGACGCGATGGTGCACGCGATGCGCTTCAACCACAGCCAGACCATCGTGCAGCGCGAGGTGCCGATCGCCGTGCAGCGCAACGTCAAGGGCGGCGCGATCGAGCGGCTGGCGCTGCTGCACATCCTGCAGCGCCAGTGCGAGGACGCCGGCGTCGTGCTCCACCACGGACGGCGCATCGAGCACCCGGACGCGCTGGCCGGCCTCGGCCTGGGCGACGCGGACGTGGTGGTGGGCGCCGACGGCATCAACTCCGTGGTCCGCCAGGCCTTCGCGTCGGCGTTCGGCACCACCCAGCAGCAGCTGACCAACCACTTCGCCTGGTACGGGACCGAGCGGGTGTTCGAGACGCCGGCGCTGGTGTTCCGACGGCACGACGGCGGCCACTTCGTCGCGCACTACTACCCGTACTCGGCGACGATGAGCACCTTCGTCGCCGAGTGCGACGACGCCACCTGGCGCCGTCTGGGGCTGGACCGGATGGCCGACGCCGAGCGGCAGGCCCTGTTCGAGCGCCTCTTCGCCCCCGAGCTGCAGGGCCTGCCGCTGATCTCCAACAAGTCGACCTGGCGCCAGTTCCCGGTGATCCGCAACGCCCACTGGCACCACGGCCGGCACGTGCTGATCGGCGACGCGCTGACCAGCGCGCACTTCTCGATCGGCTCGGGCACCCGCATCGCCATGACCGACGCCATCGCGCTCGCCGAGGCCCTGGTCGCGCACGAAGACGACGTGCCCGCCGCGCTGGCGGCCTACGAGGCATCGCACCGGCCGCGCAAGCAGAAGCTGATCGACGCCTCCGAGCGTTCGTACAACTGGTACGAACGCATCGGCGAGTGGATGGACCGCTACGGCCCGGAGGAGTTCGTCTACCAGTTCATGACCCGCACCGGCCGGGTGGACGACCGCCGCCTGCGCGAGCAGTTCCCGGCGCTGATGGACCGGCTCGCGCGGGCCAGGGCGGGCGCATGA
- a CDS encoding thioesterase family protein, with amino-acid sequence MSGHLEESYEYVLDHAPFTVRRTIRWSDCDPAGIVFTGRFTEYLLGAVSLFMRHLHSGPGTVLQTLGVDTPCKGLSLVFHAPLRPDDVVDIRVTVGALRESSFDLQAHAAMADGRLAFEGVFSPICIRREPRGRVPIPDLLRERLQPHRTPDR; translated from the coding sequence ATGAGCGGGCACCTGGAGGAGAGCTACGAGTACGTGCTCGACCATGCGCCGTTCACCGTGCGGCGCACCATCCGCTGGTCCGACTGCGACCCCGCGGGCATCGTCTTCACCGGGCGCTTTACCGAGTACCTGCTGGGCGCGGTGTCGCTGTTCATGCGCCACCTGCACAGCGGCCCGGGCACCGTGCTGCAGACGCTCGGCGTCGACACGCCGTGCAAGGGGCTGTCGCTGGTGTTCCATGCACCGCTGCGCCCCGACGACGTGGTCGACATCCGCGTGACGGTGGGGGCGCTGCGCGAGAGCAGCTTCGACCTGCAGGCGCACGCCGCGATGGCCGACGGCCGGCTGGCCTTCGAGGGGGTGTTCTCGCCCATCTGCATCCGCCGCGAGCCGCGCGGCCGGGTGCCCATCCCCGACCTGCTGCGCGAGCGGCTGCAGCCCCACCGCACGCCGGACCGTTGA